One window of the Saccopteryx bilineata isolate mSacBil1 chromosome 2, mSacBil1_pri_phased_curated, whole genome shotgun sequence genome contains the following:
- the LRRC4 gene encoding leucine-rich repeat-containing protein 4 translates to MKLLWQVTVHHTWNAVLLPVVYLTAQVWILCAAIAAAASAGPQNCPSVCSCSNQFSKVVCTRRGLSEVPQGIPSNTRYLNLMENNIQMIQADTFRHLHHLEVLQLGRNSIRQIEVGAFNGLASLNTLELFDNWLTVIPSGAFEYLSKLRELWLRNNPIESIPSYAFNRVPSLMRLDLGELKKLEYISEGAFEGLFNLKYLNLGMCNIKDMPNLTPLVGLEELEMSGNHFPEIRPGSFHGLSSLKKLWVMNSQVSLIERNAFDGLASLVELNLAHNNLSSLPHDLFTPLRYLVELHLHHNPWNCDCDILWLAWWLREYIPTNSTCCGRCHAPLHMRGRYLVEVDQASFQCSAPFIMDAPRDLNISEGRMAELKCRTPPMSSVKWLLPNGTVLSHASRHPRISVLNDGTLNFSHVLISDTGVYTCMVTNVAGNSNASAYLNVSTAELNTSNYSFFTTVTVETTEISPEDTTRKYKPVPTTSSGYQPAYTTSTTVLIQTTRVPKQVAVPATDTNDKMQTSLDEVMKTTKIIIGCFVAVTLLAAAMLIVFYKLRKRHQQRSTVTAARTVEIIQVDEDIPAAASAAATAAPSGVSGEGAVVLPTIHDHINYNTYKPAHGAHWTENSLGNSLHPAVTTISEPYIIQTHTKDKVQETQI, encoded by the coding sequence ATGAAGCTCTTGTGGCAGGTAACTGTGCACCACACCTGGAATGCCGTCCTGCTCCCCGTTGTCTACCTCACGGCGCAAGTGTGGATTCTGTGTGCAGCCATCGCTGCTGCCGCCTCCGCTGGGCCCCAGAACTGCCCGTCTGTCTGCTCGTGCAGTAACCAGTTCAGCAAGGTGGTGTGCACCCGCCGGGGTCTGTCCGAGGTCCCGCAGGGCATTCCCTCCAACACCAGGTACCTCAACCTCATGGAAAACAATATCCAGATGATCCAGGCCGACACTTTCCGACACCTCCACCACCTGGAGGTCCTGCAGCTGGGCAGGAACTCCATCAGGCAGATTGAGGTGGGAGCCTTCAATGGCCTAGCAAGCCTCAACACCCTGGAGCTGTTCGACAACTGGCTGACAGTCATCCCCAGTGGGGCCTTTGAGTACCTGTCCAAGTTGCGGGAGCTCTGGCTGCGAAACAACCCCATAGAAAGCATCCCCTCTTATGCCTTCAACCGGGTGCCCTCCCTCATGCGTCTGGACCTGGGGGAGCTCAAGAAGCTGGAGTACATCTCTGAGGGGGCTTTCGAGGGGCTGTTCAACCTCAAGTACCTGAACTTGGGCATGTGTAACATTAAAGATATGCCCAATCTCACCCCCTTGGTGGGGCTGGAGGAGCTGGAGATGTCAGGGAACCACTTCCCTGAGATCAGGCCTGGCTCCTTCCATGGTCTTAGCTCCCTCAAGAAGCTATGGGTCATGAACTCACAGGTCAGCTTGATTGAGCGGAATGCTTTTGATGGGCTGGCCTCACTTGTGGAACTCAACTTGGCCCACAATAACCTCTCTTCTCTGCCCCATGACCTCTTCACCCCACTGAGGTATCTGGTGGAGCTGCACCTACACCACAATCCTTGGAACTGTGATTGTGACATTCTGTGGCTAGCCTGGTGGCTTCGGGAGTATATACCCACCAATTCCACTTGCTGTGGCCGCTGTCATGCTCCCCTGCACATGCGAGGCCGCTACCTGGTGGAGGTGGACCAGGCCTCCTTCCAGTGCTCTGCCCCCTTCATCATGGATGCGCCTCGGGACCTCAACATCTCTGAGGGTCGGATGGCGGAACTTAAGTGTCGGACTCCCCCTATGTCCTCTGTGAAGTGGTTGCTGCCCAATGGGACAGTGCTTAGCCACGCTTCCCGCCACCCCCGGATCTCTGTCCTCAATGATGGCACCTTGAACTTTTCCCATGTACTGATCTCAGACACTGGGGTGTACACATGCATGGTGACCAATGTGGCAGGCAACTCCAACGCCTCGGCCTACCTCAACGTGAGCACGGCCGAGCTCAACACCTCCAACTATAGCTTCTTCACCACGGTCACAGTGGAAACCACCGAGATCTCACCTGAGGATACAACACGCAAATACAAGCCTGTTCCTACCACGTCCAGTGGTTACCAGCCGGCATATACCACCTCTACCACGGTGCTCATTCAGACCACCCGTGTGCCCAAGCAGGTGGCAGTACCCGCGACAGACACCAATGACAAAATGCAGACCAGCCTGGATGAAGTCATGAAGACCACCAAGATCATCATTGGCTGCTTTGTGGCGGTGACTCTGCTAGCTGCCGCCATGTTGATTGTCTTCTATAAACTTCGGAAGCGGCACCAGCAGAGAAGTACAGTCACAGCCGCCCGGACAGTTGAGATTATCCAAGTGGATGAAGACATCCCAGCAGCGGCATCTGCAGCAGCAACAGCGGCTCCATCTGGTGTATCAGGTGAGGGGGCAGTAGTGCTGCCCACAATTCATGACCATATTAACTACAACACCTACAAACCAGCACACGGGGCCCACTGGACAGAAAACAGCCTGGGGAACTCTCTGCACCCCGCAGTTACCACTATCTCTGAACCTTATATAATTCAGACCCATACCAAGGACAAGGTACAGGAAACTCAAATatga